The following proteins are encoded in a genomic region of Cydia strobilella chromosome 19, ilCydStro3.1, whole genome shotgun sequence:
- the LOC134750309 gene encoding uncharacterized protein LOC134750309 has translation MAAEDEPPPVEMNNLIRYCERERLELVISADCNGHHNLWGMETNNKRGLAAQHISNWHVSDELSCSDHRWIRYDLTADTHTTTTRRNPRRTDIPAYKELLEGKLDNNTHTDRPSNTKELEEQVNLLIKNITDSYENTCPLSTLSARGKSSNNNSWWGPELDRMRTKMRRLLNRAMNTRAEEDWDKYKTAKTDYKKRLRYRKSATWRNFCDNISNVTQANRTRKILADQPRQLLGTLRRQDNSTTSSPAETERLLVETHFPGCKVVNEQDPEQHTMNYNPTEREWKTAERITEHSKTTWALSCI, from the exons ATGGCGGCGGAGGACGAACCACCTCCAGTGGAGATGAACAACCTCATACGCTACTGCGAACGAGAAAGGCTCGAGCTGGTCATATCTGCAGACTGCAACGGCCATCACAACCTATGGGGAATGGAAACCAACAACAAAAGAG GACTGGCAGCTCAACACATATCCAACTGGCACGTGTCGGATGAGCTATCCTGCTCCGACCACAGATGGATTCGGTACGACCTGACAGCCGACACACACACTACCACAACTAGAAGAAACCCGAGACGCACGGACATACCGGCGTACAAGGAACTTCTGGAAGGTAAACTAGacaataacacacacacagacagacctaGCAATACAAAGGAGTTGGAGGAACAGGTAAACttacttattaaaaacattaccgATAGCTACGAAAACACATGTCCACTATCGACCTTATCAGCTAGAGGAAAAAGCAGTAACAACAACAGCTGGTGGGGACCGGAGTTGGACCGAATGAGAACAAAAATGAGAAGGTTACTTAACAGAGCAATGAACACAAGAGCTGAAGAGGACTGGGATAAGTACAAAACAGCTAAAACAGACTATAAGAAAAGGCTAAGATACAGAAAATCAGCCACATGGCGGAATTTCTGCGACAACATATCCAATGTAACACAGGCAAACAGAACAAGGAAAATCCTTGCAGACCAACCAAGGCAACTACTGGGCACCCTGAGGAGACAGGATAATAGCACCACCAGCAGCCCAGCGGAGACAGAAAGGCTACTGGTTGAGACCCACTTCCCAGGATGCAAGGTAGTAAATGAGCAAGACCCAGAACAACATACAATGAACTACAATCCAACTGAAAGAGAATGGAAGACAGCAGAACGCATAACAGAACATAGCAAAACGACCTGGGCG CTATCGTGCATTTAG